A genomic segment from Methanoplanus limicola DSM 2279 encodes:
- a CDS encoding nitrilase-related carbon-nitrogen hydrolase — protein MEEPEKNLVRAEGMIREASSHGSDIIIFPEQAFTGWDPLSQRYADGEESLIVSSLKKYAEEYSVGILGSYRKKTDGFPENTSLLIGDNGDIIASYSKIHLFTPGREGEAFRSGESPVVAEYKGARIGIAICYDLRFPELFTYYKRCGAEIVFVPAAWPCRRMKHWRTFIISRAAENQFFVAGVNTAGENYVDSYCGGSFLADPYGEVAADSGEGECLTFASADLSSVGEAGRILPVFPDRKEELYIKWIR, from the coding sequence ATGGAAGAACCGGAGAAGAATCTTGTCCGGGCTGAAGGTATGATTCGGGAGGCATCTTCTCATGGTTCGGATATTATTATCTTCCCTGAGCAGGCCTTTACGGGCTGGGATCCGTTATCTCAGAGATATGCAGACGGTGAAGAGAGCCTTATCGTCTCATCTCTAAAAAAATATGCTGAGGAATATTCTGTCGGGATACTCGGCTCGTACAGGAAAAAAACAGACGGATTTCCGGAGAACACCTCTCTTTTAATCGGGGACAATGGTGATATTATTGCCTCATACTCAAAGATTCATCTCTTCACACCCGGAAGAGAGGGTGAGGCATTCAGGTCAGGAGAAAGTCCTGTTGTTGCAGAATATAAGGGTGCCAGGATCGGGATTGCGATATGCTATGACCTCAGGTTTCCGGAATTATTTACATATTACAAAAGATGCGGTGCGGAAATTGTCTTTGTTCCTGCTGCATGGCCGTGCAGGAGGATGAAGCACTGGCGGACGTTTATCATCTCCCGTGCGGCTGAGAATCAGTTTTTTGTTGCAGGGGTTAATACAGCCGGAGAAAATTACGTTGATTCATACTGTGGCGGTTCATTTCTGGCTGACCCTTACGGTGAAGTTGCGGCTGATTCCGGTGAAGGTGAGTGCCTGACATTCGCATCGGCAGATCTCTCGTCTGTTGGGGAAGCAGGCAGGATTTTGCCTGTATTTCCTGACCGCAAAGAAGAGTTATACATAAAATGGATCAGATAG
- a CDS encoding metal-dependent hydrolase: protein MHGEEHVFLSLLSAGIILTPLFGSVDPIIPLVCLIGVFIGSLAPDADAADSSIMHGFLGGRGNLRAVRRHTVIFLPFFGYILRYLVFYPASALVWVFTLGREKPRHRGVMHSLLGAFIAGLAIGLILYGIFVISAGFDAERWIYIFMAGFLFGYLMHLIEDSCSKTGVCWIYPFSKRKLSGNLAAKSFRMRLSAVIIAGAFLFMLVSSPVLHIPVPDGGRIIYALIVFSIAWAGVLAVSGVHS from the coding sequence ATGCATGGAGAAGAGCACGTATTTCTGAGCCTTTTATCAGCCGGGATTATCCTCACGCCGCTTTTTGGCAGTGTTGATCCGATAATCCCTCTGGTCTGCCTCATCGGGGTATTCATAGGTTCACTTGCACCTGATGCCGATGCTGCGGATTCTTCCATTATGCATGGTTTTTTAGGCGGACGGGGAAATTTAAGGGCTGTAAGGAGGCATACTGTGATCTTCCTGCCTTTCTTTGGCTACATCCTGAGGTACCTTGTCTTCTATCCTGCCTCGGCACTTGTCTGGGTTTTTACTCTTGGGCGGGAAAAACCGCGCCATCGTGGTGTCATGCATTCACTGCTGGGCGCTTTTATTGCCGGACTGGCAATCGGGCTGATTTTATATGGAATATTTGTAATTTCTGCCGGGTTTGATGCTGAAAGATGGATATATATCTTCATGGCCGGATTTTTGTTCGGTTACCTGATGCACCTCATTGAGGATTCATGCTCCAAAACCGGAGTCTGCTGGATTTATCCGTTCAGCAAAAGAAAGCTCTCCGGAAATCTGGCTGCAAAGAGTTTCAGGATGAGGCTGTCGGCTGTAATTATTGCAGGTGCCTTTCTTTTTATGCTCGTATCGTCACCTGTGCTGCATATCCCGGTTCCGGATGGCGGGAGAATTATATATGCCCTCATTGTTTTTTCGATTGCGTGGGCGGGTGTGCTGGCCGTTTCCGGTGTGCATTCCTGA
- the thrC gene encoding threonine synthase produces MFRLVCVNCGAEYDQSEIIYRCSKCDHLLAVKYDLESPGFSRADWNSRPLSLWRYKEILPVKGEPVTLQEGGTPLYHMKKIGEELGLKNLYAKHEGLNPSGSFKDRGMTVGVSMALQLGMKTVACASTGNTSASLAQYAAKAGIPAVVLLPAGKVALGKVAQALMHGAKVIAIRGNFDRALEMVHELCLTEGLYLLNSVNPYRLEGQKTIGLETVDQLGEVPDRMVLPVGNAGNISAVYKGMLELEELGFTDKIPVMTGVQAAGSMPVVKAIAEGLDVLVPQKDPETIATAIRIGAPVNAEKALLAIRKTGGTALSVTDDEILAMQRDLARKEGIGVEPASAASVAGIKKMAEEGLLDKDEKIVCVVTGHLLKDPETVIRQCDAPVEIDADLMSLRAVLR; encoded by the coding sequence ATGTTTCGTCTCGTCTGTGTGAACTGCGGTGCCGAATATGATCAAAGTGAGATAATATACCGCTGTTCAAAATGTGACCACCTTCTGGCGGTTAAATATGACCTTGAGTCACCCGGCTTTTCAAGGGCTGACTGGAATTCACGCCCGCTCAGTCTGTGGAGGTATAAGGAGATCCTTCCGGTTAAAGGAGAACCTGTTACCCTTCAGGAGGGCGGCACCCCTCTGTACCATATGAAGAAGATTGGTGAGGAACTCGGCCTTAAAAACCTCTATGCAAAGCACGAAGGTCTGAACCCGTCAGGTTCCTTTAAGGATCGGGGTATGACTGTCGGAGTTTCAATGGCCCTTCAGCTTGGGATGAAGACGGTCGCCTGTGCGAGCACAGGAAATACATCCGCCAGCCTTGCCCAGTATGCGGCAAAAGCCGGAATTCCGGCAGTGGTTCTTCTTCCGGCAGGAAAGGTTGCACTTGGAAAGGTTGCCCAGGCTCTGATGCACGGGGCAAAGGTCATTGCAATCAGGGGTAATTTTGACCGTGCCCTTGAGATGGTGCATGAACTCTGCCTGACCGAAGGTCTGTATCTTCTCAATTCGGTGAACCCGTACAGGCTTGAAGGGCAGAAGACGATAGGGCTTGAGACTGTCGATCAGCTTGGAGAGGTTCCTGACAGGATGGTTCTGCCGGTAGGAAACGCAGGCAATATATCTGCGGTTTACAAAGGAATGCTTGAGCTTGAGGAGCTTGGATTTACAGACAAAATTCCGGTTATGACCGGAGTTCAGGCAGCAGGCTCTATGCCGGTTGTGAAGGCGATTGCAGAGGGTCTTGATGTGCTTGTCCCTCAGAAGGACCCTGAGACGATCGCAACCGCAATAAGGATTGGTGCTCCTGTAAACGCAGAAAAAGCGCTTCTGGCTATCAGAAAGACCGGCGGAACTGCTCTCTCTGTTACCGATGATGAGATCCTTGCTATGCAGCGTGATCTTGCCAGAAAGGAAGGTATTGGTGTTGAACCTGCATCTGCGGCATCTGTTGCAGGTATTAAGAAGATGGCAGAGGAAGGTCTGCTTGATAAGGATGAAAAGATTGTATGTGTTGTAACAGGACATCTCCTAAAGGATCCGGAGACGGTGATAAGACAATGCGATGCTCCGGTGGAGATAGACGCGGACTTAATGTCCTTGCGTGCTGTTCTGCGCTGA
- a CDS encoding cation diffusion facilitator family transporter has protein sequence MFKRYKRQNNKNYPDIYGRDDPYSRAATKALIISLIVSAIIGFVEIIFWFFSKNDLFFIEGFGNLAWLVPDTILLATVRLGARKADLKMHYGYQRIETLALLIFSLGIAAYILNFFFETLMSQSNELNPGYGMATIFLSLMIITMLFFLYRYLRDVGRRINSRLLLLNSVIIKADMACVAIILISGMFQVIAPSFDIIHTALTLFVALALFVYSSGEFIGAAKELIDANPSVNVMNLTEEITEEMPGVFFISEQRIRSFGGAISVDITIETDPEITVREAYSIACMIEERICSSVEDVIDVHVRVHPAGAYLAKETSEWNISG, from the coding sequence GTGTTTAAAAGATATAAACGGCAGAATAATAAAAATTACCCCGATATATACGGCAGAGATGATCCATATTCACGTGCTGCAACTAAGGCTCTGATTATTTCCCTGATAGTCAGTGCCATTATCGGATTTGTAGAGATAATATTCTGGTTTTTCTCTAAAAATGACCTCTTTTTTATTGAAGGGTTTGGCAATCTTGCCTGGCTGGTTCCTGATACAATACTGCTCGCAACGGTTCGCTTGGGGGCCAGAAAAGCGGATTTAAAGATGCATTACGGTTATCAACGCATAGAAACACTGGCTTTGCTTATCTTCTCACTTGGTATTGCTGCTTATATCCTTAACTTCTTCTTTGAGACTCTTATGTCTCAGTCAAATGAACTTAATCCTGGATATGGAATGGCTACAATCTTCCTTTCACTTATGATAATTACAATGCTCTTTTTCCTTTACCGCTATCTGAGAGATGTAGGAAGAAGAATTAACAGCCGGCTGCTTCTGCTTAATTCAGTTATTATTAAGGCAGACATGGCCTGTGTGGCAATAATTCTTATAAGCGGAATGTTTCAGGTGATTGCACCTTCATTTGATATAATTCATACAGCACTGACACTCTTTGTTGCCCTTGCTCTCTTTGTTTATAGTTCCGGAGAATTTATAGGGGCTGCAAAAGAGCTTATCGATGCAAATCCTTCAGTTAATGTGATGAACCTCACAGAAGAGATCACTGAAGAAATGCCTGGGGTTTTTTTTATATCAGAACAGCGTATTCGGAGTTTTGGTGGTGCTATATCAGTAGATATTACAATCGAAACTGATCCTGAGATCACTGTCAGAGAAGCGTACTCAATAGCCTGCATGATTGAAGAACGGATATGTTCATCAGTTGAGGATGTTATTGATGTCCATGTACGGGTACACCCGGCAGGGGCATATCTGGCAAAAGAAACCTCTGAATGGAATATTTCCGGATAA
- the nifU gene encoding Fe-S cluster assembly scaffold protein NifU yields MYNEKVMDHFENPRNTGVIKDADGIGEEGNPQCGDIMKVFIKVKDNIIEDIKFQTFGCGAAIASSSMATELVKGKTLEEAWDLSNKAVVEALEGLPPAKVHCSVLAEDAIHRAINDYRKKQGLPQWEEKSGKESHHH; encoded by the coding sequence ATGTACAATGAAAAGGTAATGGACCACTTTGAAAATCCAAGAAATACGGGCGTAATAAAAGATGCAGACGGCATAGGAGAGGAAGGAAACCCGCAGTGCGGCGATATAATGAAGGTTTTCATCAAAGTTAAGGACAACATTATTGAGGATATAAAATTCCAGACCTTCGGTTGCGGAGCCGCCATTGCATCAAGCAGCATGGCAACCGAACTTGTGAAGGGAAAAACCCTTGAGGAGGCATGGGACCTCTCCAATAAGGCTGTCGTTGAGGCACTTGAGGGCCTTCCTCCGGCAAAGGTCCACTGCTCCGTTCTTGCCGAGGATGCGATACACAGGGCAATAAACGACTACCGCAAAAAGCAGGGACTGCCTCAATGGGAAGAAAAATCTGGTAAAGAGTCACACCACCACTGA
- the nifS gene encoding cysteine desulfurase NifS, protein MKEIKPLIYMDNAATTPTRPEIVSIMTEYMTEKFGNPSSLYSIARDSREAVEKAREQVASAINAEPKEIYFTSGGTESDNWAIKGAAFANQKSGNHIITTPIEHHAVLHTVEWLEKQGFEITYLPVDKYGLVDPEDFEAAITDRTILASVMSANNEIGTIEPIAELGRIARDKGVIFHTDAVQAIGHIPIDVEAMNIDMLSLSGHKFSGPKGTGALYIRTGVKIDPLMHGGAQERRRRAGTENVPGIAGLGLAIEIAVKNMEEESARIAALRDRLTEGLLNIPKTHLNGHPEKRLPNNVNVVFEYIEGESILLMLNRKGICASTGSACTSDSLDASHVLTACNVPIEIAHGSLRLTLGEVNSVEDVEYVLNTVPGIVQKLRNMSPLTPDELRTAE, encoded by the coding sequence ATGAAAGAGATAAAACCCCTTATTTACATGGACAACGCCGCAACAACACCGACAAGGCCGGAGATTGTCAGCATTATGACAGAATATATGACAGAGAAGTTCGGCAATCCCTCTTCACTGTACAGTATTGCCAGAGATTCCAGAGAAGCGGTTGAAAAGGCACGTGAACAGGTCGCATCTGCAATAAACGCAGAGCCAAAGGAGATATATTTCACATCCGGCGGAACCGAATCTGACAACTGGGCAATAAAGGGTGCCGCCTTTGCGAACCAAAAATCCGGCAACCACATAATAACAACACCCATTGAGCACCACGCAGTTCTGCATACGGTTGAATGGCTTGAAAAACAGGGTTTTGAGATAACATATCTTCCCGTTGACAAATACGGGCTTGTTGATCCAGAGGACTTTGAGGCCGCCATAACAGACAGAACAATTCTTGCATCAGTTATGTCTGCCAACAATGAGATAGGAACGATAGAGCCGATTGCTGAACTAGGGCGAATTGCCAGGGATAAAGGAGTTATCTTTCATACCGATGCAGTGCAGGCGATAGGGCACATACCGATTGACGTTGAGGCTATGAACATCGACATGCTCTCACTCTCCGGTCACAAGTTCAGCGGCCCGAAAGGAACAGGTGCACTTTACATCCGGACGGGTGTAAAGATTGATCCCCTGATGCACGGCGGAGCACAGGAGAGAAGAAGGCGGGCAGGAACAGAGAATGTACCGGGAATTGCCGGACTTGGTCTGGCAATCGAAATAGCGGTAAAAAACATGGAAGAAGAATCTGCAAGAATTGCTGCACTAAGGGACAGGCTTACAGAAGGGCTTTTAAATATTCCAAAGACACATCTAAACGGTCATCCGGAGAAGAGGCTCCCCAATAATGTAAACGTGGTCTTTGAATACATCGAGGGTGAGTCAATCCTTCTCATGTTGAACAGAAAGGGCATATGTGCATCCACAGGAAGTGCATGCACTTCGGATTCACTTGACGCCTCTCATGTTCTGACAGCCTGCAATGTTCCCATTGAAATAGCACATGGTTCCCTTCGCCTGACCCTTGGTGAGGTGAACAGTGTTGAGGACGTTGAATATGTGCTTAATACAGTGCCCGGCATTGTTCAGAAACTGAGGAATATGTCACCGCTTACACCTGATGAACTCAGAACTGCGGAGTAA
- a CDS encoding gamma-glutamylcyclotransferase family protein yields MTEKLFVYGTLMDSDIQKDVFGREISGVSDSLYGYRLGTVTFGNETFPAVRKISDSLSGDKNGRNSSGPLDGLNSEGSPADEMADNEVKGIVLTLSGEDFMNADIYEGEYYSRREVTLKSGTVAYLYEIEDVDYV; encoded by the coding sequence ATGACTGAGAAACTTTTTGTGTACGGAACACTGATGGATTCTGACATTCAGAAGGATGTATTTGGCAGGGAAATTTCCGGAGTTTCGGATTCACTGTATGGCTACAGACTTGGAACGGTTACTTTTGGGAATGAGACATTTCCCGCGGTACGGAAAATTTCAGATTCACTTTCCGGAGATAAAAATGGCCGGAATTCTTCAGGTCCTTTGGACGGACTTAATTCAGAGGGTAGTCCTGCGGATGAGATGGCTGATAATGAAGTGAAAGGTATTGTTCTGACGCTTTCTGGTGAAGATTTCATGAATGCTGATATTTATGAGGGAGAGTATTACAGCAGAAGAGAGGTTACCTTAAAGAGCGGAACAGTGGCTTATCTCTATGAAATTGAGGATGTGGATTATGTCTGA
- a CDS encoding phosphoribosylaminoimidazolesuccinocarboxamide synthase, with protein sequence MSSTESMKLVYTGKTKNVYALDNGNYLLKFKDDCTGADGVFDPGMNTIGLTMEGAGRAGLRMTKFFFEILNQKGIPTHYIDSDIDNVTMIVRPAKTFGKGLEVICRFRAVGSFYRRYGDYIEEAAPLPAFVETTLKDDDREDPPITKDALENLGILTPDEYEKVKSLTQQIATIIKEELAKKNIELYDIKFEFGRIGDEIILIDEISGGNMRAFRNGEYIMPLELERMVLDE encoded by the coding sequence ATGAGTTCAACGGAGTCCATGAAACTTGTCTATACAGGCAAGACAAAAAACGTCTATGCACTTGATAACGGAAATTATCTGCTTAAATTCAAAGATGACTGCACCGGAGCTGATGGTGTATTTGACCCGGGCATGAATACCATCGGCCTTACTATGGAGGGTGCGGGCCGTGCAGGCCTCAGGATGACAAAATTCTTCTTTGAAATCCTGAACCAGAAGGGAATTCCAACCCACTATATAGATTCTGACATCGACAACGTCACAATGATTGTCAGGCCTGCAAAAACATTTGGTAAGGGACTGGAAGTTATCTGCCGTTTCCGTGCGGTAGGAAGTTTTTACAGGCGCTACGGAGATTATATAGAAGAGGCTGCACCACTGCCGGCGTTTGTAGAGACAACATTAAAAGACGATGACCGCGAAGATCCTCCGATTACAAAGGACGCACTCGAAAATCTTGGAATTCTCACCCCGGATGAATACGAAAAGGTCAAATCATTAACCCAGCAGATCGCAACCATCATAAAGGAAGAACTTGCGAAGAAAAATATCGAACTCTACGACATCAAATTTGAATTCGGCAGGATTGGAGACGAGATCATTTTAATAGATGAGATCTCAGGAGGAAATATGCGTGCTTTCCGGAACGGAGAGTACATCATGCCGCTTGAACTCGAAAGAATGGTTCTTGATGAATAA
- a CDS encoding ECF transporter S component family protein, translating into MDELIEVWKNKRGLVLIAATAVMYALILTVFNEIQWDIAGIAVRPAAALPVLFGILLGPAAAWGFGIGNIAGDLTGSWSLMSVSGFLINFLYPYLSYLL; encoded by the coding sequence ATGGATGAACTCATAGAAGTCTGGAAGAACAAAAGAGGGCTGGTTCTGATTGCAGCGACTGCGGTCATGTATGCACTTATTCTGACTGTCTTTAATGAGATCCAGTGGGATATTGCAGGCATCGCGGTACGCCCTGCGGCAGCACTTCCTGTTCTCTTCGGGATCCTGCTGGGGCCTGCCGCAGCCTGGGGATTTGGGATTGGCAACATTGCCGGAGATCTGACCGGTTCGTGGTCGCTGATGAGTGTCTCTGGTTTTCTTATCAACTTTCTCTACCCGTATCTTTCTTATCTCCTTTGA
- a CDS encoding alpha/beta fold hydrolase, giving the protein MNNLKIYSLFIALIVCLLAAAGCTADTGGSAPGPGDSGAAHVYTPVSFADTPVEYISVNGVTLGYREFGSGEPLLMVQGFGATIDDWDETFIGILASGYHVYIYDHRGMGYSSESDVNTTIPMYADDAAVFIQELGYESMNVYGVSMGSSVSQQLAIAHPDSVRKMILDSNTYSVKIPETKKLFGEIESAASNPETSEGIRMEAEANLAWQGSWDGLSGIEKDVMLVVGTSDDLTPDSVSVQMAGQINGSWLVRFKDLPHAGAGYAPVEYGENALYFLDTDESPLGILDLAFVAIVQALS; this is encoded by the coding sequence GTGAACAATCTGAAAATCTATTCTCTGTTTATTGCCCTTATCGTATGTCTTCTCGCCGCAGCGGGATGCACAGCCGATACAGGTGGGTCCGCACCGGGACCGGGTGATTCCGGTGCTGCACATGTATATACGCCAGTTTCGTTTGCCGACACTCCGGTGGAGTATATATCCGTCAACGGTGTTACGCTCGGATACCGTGAATTTGGATCAGGAGAACCTCTGCTTATGGTACAGGGATTTGGTGCGACTATCGACGACTGGGATGAGACTTTTATTGGAATTCTGGCATCCGGGTATCATGTCTATATTTACGATCACCGGGGCATGGGTTACAGCAGTGAATCGGATGTTAATACGACCATACCAATGTACGCCGACGATGCTGCAGTCTTCATACAGGAGCTGGGCTATGAGAGCATGAATGTCTACGGCGTTTCGATGGGTTCATCGGTATCTCAGCAGCTTGCAATTGCACATCCTGATTCTGTAAGGAAGATGATTCTCGATTCGAATACCTACAGCGTCAAAATCCCGGAGACTAAAAAACTGTTCGGGGAGATCGAGTCGGCCGCATCCAATCCGGAGACATCTGAAGGAATCCGTATGGAGGCTGAGGCAAATCTGGCGTGGCAAGGTTCGTGGGATGGTCTTTCAGGAATTGAGAAGGACGTAATGCTTGTCGTCGGAACATCAGACGACCTTACGCCCGATTCCGTCTCCGTACAGATGGCCGGACAGATCAACGGTTCCTGGCTCGTGCGGTTTAAGGATCTCCCGCATGCCGGTGCCGGTTATGCCCCTGTTGAATACGGTGAAAATGCATTATACTTCCTTGATACGGACGAGTCTCCGCTGGGTATCCTGGACTTAGCATTTGTGGCTATAGTGCAGGCTTTATCTTAA